A stretch of the Teretinema zuelzerae genome encodes the following:
- the cimA gene encoding citramalate synthase produces the protein MKDQKDGAQDKNGLLRNVHIFDSTLRDGAQGEGISFSVQDKLHIVRALDELGVAFIEAGNPGSNPKDLEFFEEVKKIELSNSHLVAFGSTRRKDIDASSDQNLRSLLAAGTEYVCIFGKTWDFHVTEILRSTLVENLAMIRDTVAFLVGEGRTVFYDAEHYFDAFRSNPGYAMETLRAAAEGGASALVLCDTNGGTLPDDIQLMTEKVVAEFGIPVGIHCHNDTGMAVASSILAVKGGAVQVQGTMLGFGERTGNANLSTIIANLELKMHIPCIPAGRVADLTPVARRIAEIANINLEGGMPFVGHNAFAHKAGMHIDAVTKNSTAYEHVPPDAVGNERTFLMSEVAGRSMIIEKIRKFDPNIKKDTPLAAQIVARVKELEHEGYQFEGAEGSFELLVRKNMGKYKPFFDLHYYKIIGEQPIDDVTCTAFAQVKIGVEGEMAITAGEGDGPVHALDCALRKGLERFYPGVRQIRLTDFKVRVLDSRSATAAKVRVLIESTDGEEVWTTVGVSSDLIEASWLALVDSFEYKLITDVEKRFRAYL, from the coding sequence ATGAAGGATCAAAAAGACGGAGCGCAGGATAAAAACGGGCTGCTCAGAAACGTTCATATATTCGATTCGACTCTGCGCGACGGCGCCCAGGGCGAGGGGATCAGCTTTTCCGTCCAGGACAAGCTGCACATCGTCCGCGCCCTGGACGAACTCGGAGTAGCTTTTATTGAAGCAGGCAATCCCGGTTCTAATCCGAAGGACCTCGAGTTTTTCGAGGAAGTGAAGAAGATCGAACTTTCCAATTCCCATCTGGTCGCCTTCGGTTCCACCAGGCGGAAGGACATTGACGCCTCGTCCGACCAGAACCTCCGGAGCCTCCTCGCGGCCGGTACCGAATATGTGTGCATCTTCGGAAAAACCTGGGATTTCCATGTTACTGAAATTCTCCGTTCCACGCTGGTAGAAAACCTCGCCATGATCCGCGACACCGTCGCGTTTCTGGTCGGCGAAGGCCGCACGGTATTTTACGACGCAGAGCATTACTTCGATGCGTTCCGCTCCAATCCCGGCTACGCGATGGAAACCCTTCGCGCGGCTGCTGAAGGCGGGGCTTCGGCTCTCGTTCTTTGCGACACGAACGGAGGCACTCTTCCGGACGACATACAATTAATGACGGAAAAAGTGGTCGCCGAGTTCGGCATCCCGGTCGGAATACACTGCCACAACGACACCGGCATGGCTGTCGCGAGCTCGATTCTCGCCGTCAAGGGAGGTGCTGTCCAGGTGCAGGGAACGATGCTCGGCTTCGGCGAACGAACCGGCAACGCCAATCTTTCCACGATCATCGCGAACCTCGAGCTCAAGATGCATATTCCCTGTATTCCTGCCGGGCGCGTCGCTGATCTTACTCCTGTGGCCCGCCGAATCGCGGAAATAGCCAACATCAACCTCGAAGGCGGCATGCCCTTCGTAGGGCACAATGCCTTCGCGCATAAGGCCGGAATGCACATCGACGCGGTCACCAAGAACTCTACCGCCTACGAGCATGTGCCGCCTGATGCCGTGGGCAACGAACGCACCTTCCTTATGAGCGAGGTTGCGGGCCGCTCCATGATTATAGAAAAGATCCGCAAATTCGATCCGAACATCAAGAAGGACACCCCTCTGGCTGCGCAGATCGTCGCCAGGGTGAAAGAGCTTGAACACGAAGGCTATCAGTTCGAAGGCGCCGAGGGAAGCTTCGAGTTGTTAGTCAGGAAGAATATGGGCAAATACAAACCCTTCTTCGACCTTCATTATTACAAGATAATCGGCGAACAGCCGATCGACGACGTGACCTGCACCGCGTTCGCCCAGGTGAAAATCGGCGTCGAAGGGGAAATGGCCATAACCGCCGGCGAAGGAGACGGTCCCGTCCACGCCCTCGACTGCGCGCTCAGAAAGGGCCTTGAACGCTTCTATCCCGGCGTGCGCCAGATTCGCCTCACCGACTTCAAGGTTCGCGTTCTCGATTCGCGCAGCGCGACTGCCGCGAAGGTGCGCGTATTGATCGAATCGACCGACGGCGAGGAAGTGTGGACTACGGTAGGAGTTTCAAGCGACCTTATCGAGGCGTCTTGGCTTGCCCTGGTGGATTCCTTCGAATACAAGCTGATTACGGACGTGGAAAAGCGTTTTCGCGCGTATCTGTAA
- a CDS encoding 2-isopropylmalate synthase, translating into MARQIKIFDTTLRDGEQAPGCSMNLQDKLEVAESLARLGVDIIEAGFAIASPGDFQSVQAIARSIKGVTVASLSRALEKDIDAAWNAIRDAESPRIHTFLATSPLHMEYKLKKTPDQVYEQAVKMVAYARNLCGDVEFSLEDASRSDPAFMYRVIEGVINAGASTVNIPDTVGYAVPEEFSALIRGIKNNVPNIDKAVISVHCHNDLGLGVANSLAAAMAGADQIECTVNGLGERAGNAALEEIVMNLYTRKDYYNMTTRVDSTQIWQASKKVSKATGVRSQPNKAVVGENAFAHESGIHQHGVLANRATYEIMTPESIGLPHNKMVLGKHSGRHAFEERLVYLGHRVSEERLASLFEEFKVLADKKKTVSDRDIDALVTGSSGGIPETYKLDRFVINSGSSITATSVVRLVMKDGTRVEKVSIGDGPVDASLNAVDKIIGGSEIKLEDFSLQIVDATDTGADAQGESHIRISRDGRSWNGSGVSTDIVESTLKAYLSAINAMTFELGQEL; encoded by the coding sequence ATGGCACGACAGATCAAGATTTTCGATACGACCTTGCGCGACGGCGAACAGGCCCCCGGATGCAGCATGAATCTGCAGGACAAGCTTGAAGTTGCGGAGAGCCTTGCGCGGCTGGGCGTAGATATTATCGAAGCCGGTTTTGCCATAGCAAGTCCCGGAGATTTTCAGTCCGTCCAGGCTATCGCCCGCTCAATAAAGGGCGTAACCGTTGCATCCCTGTCCCGGGCCCTGGAAAAGGATATCGACGCCGCGTGGAACGCGATCCGCGACGCTGAAAGCCCCCGCATACACACCTTCCTGGCGACGAGTCCGTTGCATATGGAATACAAGCTGAAAAAGACTCCCGACCAGGTGTACGAACAGGCGGTTAAAATGGTCGCCTATGCCCGCAATCTGTGCGGCGACGTCGAGTTCTCCCTGGAAGACGCGTCCCGCTCGGACCCGGCCTTCATGTACCGGGTTATCGAAGGCGTCATCAACGCGGGAGCTTCCACCGTCAATATCCCCGATACGGTAGGCTATGCGGTTCCCGAGGAATTCTCGGCTCTCATCCGCGGCATCAAGAATAATGTTCCGAATATCGACAAGGCCGTCATATCGGTTCACTGCCATAATGATCTCGGTCTCGGCGTGGCAAACAGCCTTGCCGCCGCGATGGCCGGCGCCGATCAGATCGAATGCACCGTAAACGGCCTCGGGGAACGCGCCGGAAACGCCGCGCTCGAGGAAATCGTCATGAATCTCTATACCCGCAAGGATTATTACAACATGACGACGCGGGTGGATTCGACCCAGATATGGCAGGCTTCCAAGAAAGTTTCCAAGGCTACCGGCGTACGCAGCCAGCCGAACAAGGCCGTCGTCGGCGAAAACGCCTTCGCGCACGAATCCGGAATCCATCAGCACGGCGTGCTGGCGAACCGCGCGACCTACGAAATCATGACGCCGGAGTCCATCGGCCTCCCGCACAACAAGATGGTTCTTGGAAAGCACTCCGGACGCCATGCCTTCGAGGAGCGCCTGGTGTACCTCGGACACCGCGTAAGCGAAGAACGGCTGGCCTCTCTGTTCGAAGAGTTCAAGGTTCTCGCCGATAAAAAGAAAACCGTTTCCGACCGGGATATCGACGCCCTCGTTACCGGTTCTTCCGGCGGAATTCCCGAAACCTACAAGCTCGACCGCTTCGTCATCAATTCCGGTTCTTCAATAACTGCTACTTCTGTGGTGCGCCTCGTCATGAAAGACGGAACCCGGGTGGAAAAAGTTTCCATTGGAGACGGCCCTGTCGACGCTTCCTTGAATGCGGTGGACAAGATAATCGGCGGCTCGGAAATCAAACTGGAGGATTTCTCCCTTCAGATCGTAGACGCCACAGATACCGGAGCCGACGCTCAGGGCGAATCGCATATCCGCATTTCCCGCGACGGACGCTCCTGGAACGGTTCAGGCGTATCCACGGATATCGTGGAATCAACCCTCAAGGCGTATCTGTCGGCCATCAACGCGATGACCTTCGAACTCGGACAGGAATTGTGA
- a CDS encoding AAA family ATPase yields the protein MQINREKLLTEAISMRNESKIILITGTHRSGKSTFLGQIARELRSVRPPLRIIQASGSERIRTGADLLGEVRSLGVGPSALLIDDADRIEGLIEAASQIIRKYETVIYLTGRRTKRLETAGRKAFSPYFAAVRLYPAGYLDYLNALELQDSRVHFESFLKTGGLPDWMNLPLSLPGRDIYLESLGNSFLLTEVLEARGIRNPAHVRMLLETLARSAGEPLPAREIALALAARMATISPQSVLEYLKACEEEGLIESLPVWDITRKKLLDTASAWYFTDCGLRFPYANAAAKNEADKASQTAVYNHLTREGWTVYQGRVDLSRQIKETIQFVCERGGKRLYIQMTGSSEGEAERIRKQKALLAARDAWPKYIIGAENEGVSPEGIGRIRVRTFLAAEPGDALLTERSAK from the coding sequence ATGCAAATCAATAGAGAAAAGCTGCTGACGGAAGCTATCTCCATGAGAAACGAGTCCAAAATCATTCTCATTACCGGAACGCACCGATCAGGCAAGTCGACATTTCTTGGACAGATAGCGCGGGAACTGCGCTCCGTACGCCCTCCGCTGCGCATCATTCAGGCAAGCGGTTCGGAAAGAATCCGAACGGGAGCCGATCTTCTCGGCGAGGTCCGTTCGCTCGGCGTCGGGCCGTCAGCCCTCCTCATCGACGACGCGGACAGAATCGAGGGATTAATCGAAGCCGCGTCGCAGATCATCCGAAAGTATGAAACGGTGATCTATCTTACCGGACGAAGAACAAAACGCCTGGAAACAGCGGGCAGAAAAGCGTTCTCCCCCTACTTTGCCGCAGTTCGCCTGTATCCCGCCGGCTACCTCGATTATCTGAACGCGCTTGAGCTGCAGGACTCCCGGGTGCACTTCGAATCCTTTCTGAAAACAGGAGGGCTTCCCGACTGGATGAATCTCCCGCTGTCGCTTCCCGGCAGGGACATCTACCTTGAATCGCTCGGGAATTCGTTCTTGCTTACCGAGGTACTCGAGGCCCGGGGCATCAGAAATCCGGCTCATGTACGCATGCTGCTTGAAACGCTCGCGCGCTCCGCGGGAGAGCCGCTGCCGGCGCGCGAAATCGCCCTGGCGCTTGCCGCACGTATGGCGACTATCTCGCCGCAATCGGTATTGGAATATCTAAAAGCATGCGAAGAAGAGGGATTGATCGAGTCACTTCCGGTATGGGATATCACGCGCAAAAAACTGCTGGATACGGCCTCGGCATGGTATTTTACCGATTGCGGACTCCGCTTCCCCTACGCAAACGCGGCGGCGAAAAACGAAGCGGATAAAGCTTCTCAAACCGCCGTCTATAATCATCTAACACGGGAGGGATGGACGGTCTACCAGGGACGGGTCGATCTGTCCCGTCAAATCAAGGAAACCATCCAGTTCGTGTGCGAACGGGGAGGAAAACGGCTGTACATACAGATGACCGGCTCGTCCGAAGGCGAGGCCGAACGAATCAGAAAACAAAAAGCCCTGCTCGCGGCGAGGGACGCATGGCCGAAATATATAATAGGCGCCGAAAACGAGGGCGTAAGTCCTGAGGGAATCGGAAGAATCCGAGTCCGCACGTTTCTTGCCGCGGAACCGGGAGACGCGCTTTTGACCGAACGGTCGGCGAAATAA
- the ilvN gene encoding acetolactate synthase small subunit, with product MKRYVISVLVENHSGVLSRVSGLFSRRGYNIDSLTVGVTEKSERSRMTIVVRGDEYILEQIEKQLAKLVEVVSIRQCDPSATVVRELALIKVSAVGTSRVGVIETANIFRARIVDVGTESLVIEATGSEEKIAGLIKLLEPFGILELVRTGLTAMERGQTVLE from the coding sequence ATGAAACGATACGTTATTTCGGTTTTGGTGGAAAATCATTCCGGCGTTCTAAGCCGCGTTTCCGGTCTTTTCAGCCGCCGCGGATATAATATCGACAGCCTTACCGTCGGAGTCACGGAAAAGAGCGAACGCTCCCGCATGACGATCGTCGTTCGCGGGGACGAATATATCCTGGAGCAGATTGAAAAACAGCTGGCCAAACTGGTCGAAGTCGTGTCCATCAGGCAGTGCGACCCGTCTGCGACCGTTGTCCGCGAGCTCGCGCTCATCAAGGTTTCCGCCGTCGGCACAAGCAGAGTCGGCGTCATTGAAACCGCGAACATCTTCCGCGCGCGCATCGTCGATGTGGGGACCGAATCCCTTGTCATCGAAGCGACCGGCAGCGAGGAAAAGATCGCAGGACTGATCAAACTTTTGGAGCCCTTCGGAATTCTCGAGCTGGTGCGAACCGGCCTGACGGCGATGGAGCGCGGCCAAACAGTTCTTGAATAG
- the aroF gene encoding 3-deoxy-7-phosphoheptulonate synthase: MVIVLEKNIRDDDKQRIRTFLEKNSLRVNEIAGDEETIFGAVGRVGIDPREVEILPGVQRVIPISKPYKMASREFKRDNSVVSVRGVKIGGNRVSVIAGPCAVESLEQMMESAARVAESGAVMLRGGAYKPRTSPYAFQGMAEEGVKILREAGDAYGLPVVTEIVSSEHIPAMIDYVDVYQIGARNMQNFELLKKVGALGRPVILKRGLSATIEEWLMAAEYLLASGTEDVILCERGIRTYEKATRNTLDLSAIPVLRSLTHLPIIVDPSHAVGVRDKVPPMGLAAVAAGADGLIVEVHPCPECALSDGAQSLYPAQFEKMMRDIEVLAPVVGRSVSRRRLQGKLSVPGTAAQSQNAAAAVAGRKNGPSVCAYAGGRGAYAEQAIRRYYDDDAASLPVQNFREVINAVLDGRADTGMLPIENSLAGSVYENYDNLARYEDIEIIGVATLRIEHSLLAVKGASIDGIETVYSHPQGLAQCSEFLAKYPHWKHIETESTSAAAELVASSGDPSKAAIASDVAGPLYRLDALKSGIETDPRNYTRFVVIARSGEVVCDAPNHASVIFSTANEPGSLHSALGLFMKHGLNLTKLESRPIQGEPWRYRFYANVSLPEGVGSSVVSAERIRSALAEMEKISQDNGIVQGVRVLGLYSAKEI, from the coding sequence ATGGTAATCGTACTTGAAAAGAATATCCGCGACGACGACAAACAGCGCATCAGAACCTTTTTGGAAAAAAATTCTCTGCGGGTGAATGAGATTGCCGGAGACGAAGAAACTATTTTCGGCGCCGTAGGACGGGTGGGGATCGATCCCCGGGAGGTGGAAATACTTCCCGGCGTTCAGCGCGTCATTCCCATATCGAAGCCCTATAAAATGGCTTCGCGCGAATTTAAGCGCGACAACAGCGTCGTTTCCGTACGCGGCGTGAAGATCGGCGGAAACCGCGTGTCGGTTATCGCCGGCCCCTGCGCGGTTGAAAGCCTTGAACAAATGATGGAATCAGCCGCCCGCGTGGCCGAGTCCGGGGCCGTCATGCTTCGCGGCGGCGCGTATAAGCCGAGGACGAGCCCCTATGCATTCCAGGGCATGGCCGAAGAAGGCGTGAAGATTCTCCGCGAAGCCGGCGACGCGTACGGCCTTCCCGTCGTAACTGAAATCGTCTCGTCCGAACATATTCCCGCCATGATCGACTATGTAGACGTGTATCAGATCGGCGCCCGCAACATGCAGAACTTCGAGCTGTTAAAAAAGGTCGGAGCACTCGGACGCCCGGTCATCCTGAAGCGCGGCCTGTCCGCTACGATCGAGGAATGGTTGATGGCGGCGGAATACCTGCTGGCAAGCGGAACCGAGGACGTGATTCTCTGCGAACGGGGAATCCGCACCTATGAAAAGGCGACCCGCAACACCCTCGATCTTTCGGCCATTCCGGTGCTCCGCTCGCTGACTCATCTTCCCATTATCGTCGATCCGAGCCATGCCGTCGGCGTTCGCGACAAGGTTCCCCCGATGGGCCTCGCCGCCGTAGCCGCCGGAGCGGACGGCCTCATCGTCGAAGTGCATCCCTGCCCCGAGTGCGCGCTTTCCGACGGCGCCCAGTCCCTGTATCCCGCCCAGTTCGAAAAGATGATGCGCGATATCGAAGTCCTCGCTCCGGTCGTCGGCCGCTCGGTTTCCCGACGCCGGCTTCAGGGCAAGCTTTCCGTTCCCGGAACCGCCGCTCAGTCTCAAAACGCCGCTGCGGCCGTCGCCGGCAGGAAAAACGGGCCTTCCGTGTGCGCCTATGCCGGGGGCAGGGGAGCATACGCCGAACAGGCTATCCGCAGATACTACGACGACGATGCGGCCTCTCTTCCCGTACAGAATTTCCGCGAGGTGATAAACGCCGTTCTGGACGGCCGGGCCGATACGGGGATGCTGCCGATAGAGAACAGCCTTGCCGGTTCGGTATACGAAAACTACGATAACCTGGCCCGTTACGAGGATATTGAAATAATCGGAGTAGCGACGCTGCGCATCGAACATTCTCTTCTCGCGGTGAAAGGCGCCTCGATCGACGGCATTGAAACCGTCTATTCGCATCCGCAGGGCCTCGCCCAGTGTTCCGAATTTCTCGCGAAATATCCCCACTGGAAGCATATCGAAACCGAATCCACCTCGGCTGCCGCGGAACTGGTTGCCTCTTCGGGCGATCCATCGAAGGCCGCGATCGCGAGCGACGTCGCCGGTCCGCTGTACCGCCTCGACGCCCTCAAATCCGGCATCGAAACCGATCCCCGCAACTATACCCGCTTCGTCGTCATCGCCCGCTCGGGAGAGGTCGTCTGCGACGCTCCGAACCATGCCTCTGTCATCTTCTCGACGGCGAACGAACCCGGATCTCTCCATTCGGCTCTCGGTCTTTTCATGAAGCACGGGCTTAACCTCACCAAGCTCGAATCCAGGCCCATCCAGGGAGAACCCTGGAGATACCGCTTCTACGCGAACGTATCCCTTCCTGAGGGCGTCGGTTCGAGCGTGGTCTCCGCCGAAAGAATCCGCTCCGCACTTGCAGAAATGGAGAAAATCAGTCAGGATAACGGCATAGTACAGGGCGTTCGGGTTCTCGGCCTCTACAGCGCGAAGGAGATATAA
- the thrA gene encoding bifunctional aspartate kinase/homoserine dehydrogenase I: protein MKFGGTSMGSADRMCSAVDIIRDRARKERVGVVVSAVGGVSNRLQDSISFALSLSGAPAASARPAATTSTDGFTSAADAVFSVKTTHAAILDSLALSVAGYNKTGVLAALDAIFEEYERLLSAVASFGECPESVEARIMGLGERLCVPIFAELLRAKSLPPAVLDSRSIIWTEGRLTEGDPVYEKIESALSSYRSSSEPILLAAGFIASDSSGKQSLLGRNGSDFSAALYAMGLNADKLEIWSDVDGIYTADPRIVKDAVLVSDISYEEAMELSFFGSKVLHPKTIMPIAARRIETWSLNSFNRTARGTRIAASDSIASDPAAGPVRGVTCLKDVALVSVSGAGLKGKQGTAARVFGAVGRSGVSVLLITQSSSEYTISFCVRGTEYHDVKFALQEEFALEIREHLIDEISVKKGMSIVSIVGDGMKERRGVAGTFFSSLAFGGINIHAIAQGSSERSISTVVSGEDGDKAVRIAHRFFFNTMQTIELFLFGLGVVGGKLLDQIRSQQEELRKSFVDLRVWGIANSRRMVLNKEGLPLDGWKDLLDQAQTHTSVDDIIAFVKAEQPLNPVFVDCTATGALPERYCDVLRAGMHVITPNKRANSFTMDYYRELRKTAAASRKRFLYETNVGAGLPVIDTFRNMLKSGDSLTAFSGIMSGSLSYIFGRLDEGASFSRAVLEAREKGFTEPDPRDDLSGMDVARKALIIAREAGLELELSDVRIDSVFPPDFDSSGSVQEFLERLPRADAWFAERIQALSSSGKVLRFAASIDGSKGTARVGPVEALLADPLAAIRGGENAFVFTTKYYSPIPLVIRGYGAGADVTASGVFADILRTITW from the coding sequence ATGAAATTTGGCGGCACTTCCATGGGAAGCGCCGACCGGATGTGTTCCGCTGTGGACATTATCCGCGACCGGGCCCGGAAGGAACGGGTCGGTGTTGTCGTTTCAGCTGTCGGAGGCGTTTCTAACCGCCTTCAGGACAGTATTTCTTTTGCGCTCTCTCTTTCCGGCGCTCCTGCCGCGTCGGCCAGACCCGCGGCAACTACCAGCACAGACGGTTTTACCAGCGCCGCCGATGCGGTTTTTTCGGTAAAGACAACGCATGCCGCGATACTGGATTCTCTTGCTTTGTCTGTTGCCGGTTACAATAAAACCGGCGTTCTCGCCGCTCTGGATGCGATATTCGAAGAATATGAACGCCTTCTTTCAGCCGTTGCTTCCTTCGGCGAATGCCCTGAATCCGTCGAGGCGAGAATAATGGGGTTGGGCGAACGGCTATGCGTGCCCATTTTCGCCGAACTCCTGCGGGCGAAATCCTTGCCGCCGGCGGTTCTGGACAGCAGATCGATAATATGGACTGAAGGCCGCCTGACAGAAGGCGATCCGGTCTATGAAAAAATAGAATCGGCTCTTTCTTCCTATCGCAGCTCTTCCGAGCCGATTCTGCTCGCCGCGGGCTTCATCGCGTCGGACTCCTCCGGAAAGCAATCTCTTCTGGGCAGGAACGGCTCGGATTTTTCAGCGGCTCTCTACGCAATGGGCTTGAACGCCGATAAGCTGGAGATCTGGTCTGACGTGGACGGCATCTATACCGCGGATCCGAGAATTGTAAAAGACGCAGTTCTCGTAAGCGACATCAGCTACGAGGAAGCCATGGAGCTCTCCTTCTTCGGATCGAAGGTTCTTCATCCGAAAACCATCATGCCGATAGCCGCCCGCAGGATCGAAACATGGAGTTTGAACAGCTTCAACCGGACCGCGCGCGGAACCCGCATCGCCGCCTCTGATTCGATCGCCTCCGATCCCGCCGCCGGTCCCGTCCGGGGCGTAACCTGCCTAAAGGACGTCGCCCTGGTAAGCGTTTCCGGCGCCGGCTTAAAGGGAAAGCAGGGAACAGCCGCCCGCGTTTTCGGCGCCGTCGGCCGCTCCGGAGTGTCGGTGCTCCTCATCACCCAATCGAGTTCCGAATATACGATCAGCTTTTGCGTACGGGGGACCGAATACCACGATGTCAAATTCGCCCTTCAGGAAGAATTCGCCCTGGAAATTCGCGAACACCTGATCGACGAAATTTCCGTTAAAAAAGGGATGTCGATCGTGTCGATCGTCGGCGACGGCATGAAAGAACGCCGCGGCGTCGCGGGAACTTTCTTTTCTTCCCTTGCGTTCGGAGGGATCAACATCCATGCCATCGCGCAGGGGTCTTCCGAGCGTTCGATCAGCACCGTCGTTTCCGGCGAGGACGGCGACAAGGCTGTCCGCATTGCGCATCGTTTCTTTTTCAATACCATGCAAACCATCGAGTTGTTTCTTTTCGGCCTCGGCGTAGTCGGCGGAAAGCTCCTCGATCAGATTCGCAGCCAGCAGGAGGAATTGCGCAAAAGCTTCGTCGATCTGCGCGTATGGGGAATCGCCAATTCCCGCAGGATGGTTCTGAACAAGGAAGGACTTCCTCTGGACGGCTGGAAAGATCTGCTCGACCAGGCGCAGACTCATACCTCCGTGGATGATATCATCGCCTTCGTAAAGGCAGAGCAGCCCTTGAATCCGGTATTCGTGGACTGCACCGCGACCGGAGCCTTGCCCGAGCGGTATTGCGACGTACTGCGCGCCGGCATGCACGTCATTACTCCGAACAAGCGCGCGAATTCCTTTACAATGGATTATTACCGCGAGCTGAGGAAGACGGCCGCAGCGAGCCGCAAACGCTTCCTGTACGAGACGAACGTCGGCGCGGGGCTTCCCGTCATCGATACCTTCCGGAACATGCTGAAATCGGGAGATTCGCTGACGGCGTTCTCCGGCATCATGTCCGGCTCTCTGTCGTATATCTTCGGCCGGCTCGACGAAGGAGCCTCCTTCTCCCGGGCGGTTCTCGAAGCCCGCGAAAAAGGCTTTACGGAGCCTGATCCGCGGGACGACCTGTCCGGCATGGATGTGGCGCGGAAGGCCCTCATCATCGCGCGCGAAGCCGGGCTGGAGCTTGAGCTTTCCGATGTCCGCATCGACTCGGTATTCCCCCCTGATTTTGATTCGTCCGGATCGGTGCAGGAATTTCTGGAACGTCTTCCCCGCGCGGATGCCTGGTTCGCCGAACGCATACAGGCCCTCTCCTCATCGGGAAAGGTGCTCCGCTTCGCCGCCTCCATCGACGGCTCGAAGGGAACCGCCCGCGTCGGACCGGTCGAAGCCCTTCTCGCGGATCCCCTTGCGGCCATCCGCGGAGGAGAGAACGCATTCGTCTTCACGACGAAGTATTATTCGCCCATACCCCTGGTGATCAGAGGGTACGGAGCCGGCGCCGATGTAACCGCGTCCGGCGTATTCGCAGACATATTAAGGACAATAACATGGTAA
- a CDS encoding response regulator transcription factor, with protein sequence MEKTVLLVDDHAMLREGLKSFLEQNSEWRVIGEAGSAKETWALFADQSFKPAAAIIDISLPDRDGIELVRSLLEQRGDLRCIMYSMHVTAEYIQTALQTGALAYVSKSSPSEEVLAALDAVFTGNPYLDGQALKIHLARYALTRKTFSFRNDQTDEQPHDQLTFQEGRVFSLASRNMTNAEIAETMGIKLKTVENYISIIYQKLGLKNRYELVVYAKNNGSRM encoded by the coding sequence ATGGAAAAGACGGTGCTGCTTGTAGACGACCACGCAATGCTTCGCGAGGGATTGAAATCCTTTCTCGAACAGAACTCGGAGTGGCGGGTGATAGGCGAAGCCGGATCCGCAAAGGAAACCTGGGCTCTTTTTGCCGATCAGTCATTTAAACCGGCCGCCGCCATTATAGACATAAGTTTGCCGGACCGTGACGGCATAGAATTGGTACGTTCTCTGCTCGAACAGCGGGGGGATTTGCGGTGCATCATGTATTCGATGCACGTAACGGCGGAATATATTCAAACCGCATTGCAGACCGGCGCCCTTGCCTATGTCTCAAAGTCGTCTCCGTCAGAGGAGGTTCTCGCCGCTTTGGATGCCGTGTTTACGGGAAATCCCTATCTCGACGGCCAGGCGCTGAAGATTCATCTGGCCCGTTATGCGCTTACCCGTAAAACCTTCAGCTTTCGCAACGATCAAACCGACGAACAGCCCCACGACCAGTTGACCTTTCAAGAGGGCAGGGTGTTTAGTCTCGCATCCCGCAATATGACCAACGCGGAGATAGCGGAGACGATGGGCATAAAACTAAAAACAGTTGAAAACTATATCTCGATTATTTATCAGAAGCTCGGGCTGAAAAACCGGTATGAACTGGTTGTGTACGCGAAAAATAATGGTTCGCGCATGTAA